The sequence below is a genomic window from Silene latifolia isolate original U9 population chromosome 7, ASM4854445v1, whole genome shotgun sequence.
GCGTTTTTATATCTTTTCGCTTACCTCAAAAATGCAAAACATTATATATAAAAAAACGGAGGGAGTACTAACCAGCACTCTGTAACTTTTTGTTGGTTATGGGGAAGGCTGACGGGATTTGAAGCGAAGTGGAAATAAAGATAAAGTATTTATATAAAGAAAAACGTAAAGAATCtggtgaataagagggagtaattATTACAGAGTAACTATATAAACATTTTTTTGAATATGCAGGGAGACCATACACATACTTGAAAAACAGAACAGACGAGATAGACACAAGTAAGTTCTATATCAAGTACACGACCTTCGAGGGCGATGTACTTGGCGACAATTTGGAATGTGCAGTGTATGAGACGACTTACGAGCCGGCCGGGGACGGGACCCATTACAAGGTGATAGCACACTACCATACCAAGGGAGATGCTGTCAAAACCGAAGAGGAAATTGGTGTTGGTCAAGATGCTGTTAAAAAGATGTTCAAGGCTGTCGAAGCTCATCTCATTGCAAACCCTCAACTTTACGCATAAACttcaagtatatatatatatactccgtgAGCCCGTCTATAtatattatttgtaattagggAACGGACTAgtaataaaataaagtaaactagAAAAAGGTCAAAAGTTATAATTAAAATTTAGGGGTGAACGTCCCTGTTACTCTGTTAGCTACCTAGCTTCACCATTGAATGTTGGTGTGTTTATTTGTTTGATGCTTTGCCTTTTTTACTTCGTCATTGATCAAAATGATCGACTATCAAAATAATAAGATGTGGGATTGCTTTAGTGTTGTGTTTCTTTTCATCATGTTGTTTCTCTATtttaaggtaaataaatgattagaacgTAAGGAGTAAAATATAAGTACAAGCAACTTCTTGATTAATATTAAGGACCGAGTATAATGAATTTTAAC
It includes:
- the LOC141590913 gene encoding major strawberry allergen Fra a 1-3-like, whose protein sequence is MGVFTYTMADITSPVSPGRLFKALSTDNHNLIPKVVPYFVQSIEVLQGDPASVGCVKQINLPEGRPYTYLKNRTDEIDTSKFYIKYTTFEGDVLGDNLECAVYETTYEPAGDGTHYKVIAHYHTKGDAVKTEEEIGVGQDAVKKMFKAVEAHLIANPQLYA